From a single Anomaloglossus baeobatrachus isolate aAnoBae1 chromosome 8, aAnoBae1.hap1, whole genome shotgun sequence genomic region:
- the PLPP6 gene encoding polyisoprenoid diphosphate/phosphate phosphohydrolase PLPP6 has protein sequence MPSPRISRAAASGNPNINGRFEFMSLLTNKASVSDLTSARHRPSDSPVHRKDSNSSSTQQQLPEEDCMKLNPSFLGIALRSLLAVDLWLSKTMGVCAREGSSWGSARPMMKLVEISGHGIPWIAGTMYCLYRSDSSAGREVILNLLFALLLDIILVGIVKGIVKRRRPTQNRMDMFATFSVDKYSFPSGHATRAAMVSRFMLNHLVLAVPVRILVMLWAIVVSLSRVMLGRHNVTDVLFGFFMGHMQYSLVEYFWLSPNTIPALFKI, from the exons ATGCCAAGTCCAAGGATCAGCAGAGCAGCCGCCTCTGGCAATCCTAATATCAATGGAAGGTTTGAGTTTATGTCCTTACTGACCAACAAAGCTAGTGTTTCAGACCTAACGTCAGCGAGGCACCGGCCATCAGACAGTCCAGTTCACCGCAAGGACTCGAATTCCTCCTCCACTCAGCAGCAGCTTCCAGAAGAAGACTGCATGAAATTAAACCCATCATTTCTTGGAATTGCACTAAGGTCATTATTGGCTGTAGACTTGTGGTTGTCCAAAACGATGGGAGTTTGCGCAAGGGAAGGATCCTCGTGGGGCAGTGCCCGTCCTATGATGAAGTTGGTGGAGATTTCTGGTCATGGCATTCCTTGGATTGCTGGTACAATGTATTGTCTGTACAGAAGTGACAGCTCAGCTGGCCGGGAGGTCATACTGAATCTGCTCTTTG CCCTGCTGTTGGATATCATTCTTGTGGGAATTGTGAAGGGAATAGTGAAGCGTCGTAGACCTACCCAGAACCGCATGGACATGTTTGCTACCTTCTCTGTGGACAAGTATTCCTTTCCATCAGGTCATGCTACGCGAGCTGCCATGGTTTCTCGTTTTATGCTTAATCACCTGGTATTAGCTGTGCCAGTCAGGATCCTTGTGATGCTTTGGGCTATTGTGGTTAGTTTGTCCAGAGTTATGCTGGGTAGACACAATGTGACAGATGTGCTGTTTGGCTTCTTCATGGGGCACATGCAGTATAGTTTGGTTGAATACTTCTGGCTGTCGCCAAATACGATACCTGCCCTGTTCAAAATATGA